The following are encoded in a window of Novosphingobium sp. ZN18A2 genomic DNA:
- a CDS encoding CTP synthase, which translates to MARYIFITGGVVSSLGKGLMAASLAALLQARGFKVRIRKFDPYLNVDPGTMSPYQHGEVYVTDDGAETDLDLGHYERFTGVSARQADNITSGRIYRDIIAKERRGDYLGATVQVIPHVTDAIKTFAQDETDDLDFVLCEIGGTVGDIEGLPFIEALRQMRNELPREQTCFVHVTLVPYIAAAGELKTKPTQHSVRELTGLGIQPDILLCRCEHPLPDSERAKIALFCNVRKEAVIPALDASSIYAVPRQYHDEGLDAEVLRHFGMTGPAPDMTRWADVVDRYQNPEGEVTIGVVGKYVGLPDAYKSLNEALAHGGMANRVKVNVRWIDAELFERDDSEIAGLLEPMHGILVPGGFGVRGAEGKIASVRFARERKVPFFGICLGMQMACIEGARNTAGIADASSTEFGETSEPVVGIITEWMSPEGLQQRGADTDLGGTMRLGAYEAKLGANSHVSTIYGGATSISERHRHRYEVNGAYREALEGGGLVFSGMSPDGLLPEIVERPDHPWFIGVQYHPELKSRPFEPHPLFSGFIAAAVKQARLV; encoded by the coding sequence CCCGGCACGATGAGCCCGTACCAGCACGGCGAAGTCTATGTGACCGACGATGGGGCGGAGACCGACCTCGACCTTGGGCACTATGAACGCTTCACCGGCGTTTCGGCGCGGCAGGCGGACAACATCACGTCGGGCCGCATCTATCGCGATATCATCGCCAAGGAACGCCGCGGCGATTATCTGGGCGCGACCGTGCAGGTAATCCCGCATGTGACAGACGCGATCAAAACGTTTGCGCAGGACGAGACGGACGATCTGGACTTCGTGTTGTGCGAGATCGGCGGCACGGTGGGCGATATCGAAGGCCTGCCGTTCATCGAGGCGCTGCGCCAGATGCGCAACGAGTTGCCGCGCGAACAGACCTGCTTCGTCCATGTGACGCTGGTGCCCTATATTGCGGCGGCGGGCGAGTTGAAGACCAAACCCACGCAGCACTCCGTGCGCGAACTGACCGGGCTTGGCATCCAGCCCGACATCCTGCTGTGCCGGTGCGAACATCCCTTGCCCGACAGCGAACGCGCTAAGATCGCGCTGTTCTGCAACGTGCGCAAGGAAGCAGTGATCCCCGCGCTCGACGCATCCAGCATTTACGCGGTTCCCCGGCAATATCACGACGAGGGCCTCGACGCCGAAGTGCTGCGCCACTTCGGCATGACCGGCCCCGCGCCGGACATGACACGGTGGGCCGATGTGGTCGACCGTTACCAGAATCCCGAAGGCGAAGTGACGATCGGCGTCGTCGGCAAGTATGTGGGACTGCCCGATGCCTACAAGTCCCTGAACGAGGCGCTGGCCCACGGCGGCATGGCAAACCGCGTGAAGGTCAACGTCCGGTGGATTGACGCCGAACTGTTCGAACGCGACGATTCCGAAATCGCCGGCCTGCTTGAACCGATGCACGGCATCCTGGTGCCGGGCGGGTTTGGTGTGCGCGGCGCCGAAGGCAAGATCGCCAGCGTGCGATTCGCGCGCGAACGCAAGGTGCCGTTCTTCGGGATCTGCCTGGGCATGCAGATGGCCTGCATCGAAGGCGCGCGCAACACGGCGGGCATTGCCGATGCAAGCTCCACCGAATTCGGCGAGACGAGCGAGCCGGTGGTCGGCATCATCACCGAATGGATGAGCCCGGAAGGCTTGCAGCAGCGCGGCGCGGATACCGATCTTGGCGGCACCATGCGTCTTGGTGCCTATGAAGCGAAGCTGGGCGCCAACAGCCACGTTTCCACGATCTATGGCGGCGCGACGTCGATCTCCGAACGTCACCGCCACCGCTACGAAGTGAACGGCGCCTATCGCGAGGCGCTGGAAGGCGGCGGGCTGGTGTTTTCGGGTATGTCGCCCGATGGCCTGCTGCCCGAAATCGTGGAGCGGCCGGACCATCCGTGGTTCATCGGCGTGCAATACCATCCCGAGTTGAAAAGCCGCCCGTTCGAACCGCATCCGCTGTTCTCCGGCTTCATCGCGGCAGCGGTAAAACAGGCGCGCCTCGTCTGA
- a CDS encoding Crp/Fnr family transcriptional regulator produces the protein MLAAQLSESLAAQSLFADCETDELSDIIARAQHRSYKPDQELMAQGDEGDSLFIILAGLARVSMVAANGREIVLDYAESGAVLGEIAMLDRGERTASVHAIKPVEALVLSRAAFEDVVARHKGLAMRLLRAMARRLRQNNAVIEADRAYTSGPRLARFLLRLMLAGEGAEDGKSNGEARLKIALSQGELGNFAGMSREQINRQLSGWAETGLVTLKGGRITILDREALIDIAEAW, from the coding sequence ATGCTGGCCGCGCAACTTTCAGAATCACTCGCCGCACAAAGCCTGTTCGCCGATTGCGAAACGGACGAATTGTCCGACATCATCGCCCGCGCGCAGCATCGCAGTTACAAGCCCGATCAGGAATTAATGGCCCAGGGCGACGAGGGCGACAGCCTGTTCATCATTCTTGCGGGCCTTGCGCGGGTCAGCATGGTTGCCGCGAACGGGCGAGAAATCGTGCTCGACTATGCCGAAAGCGGGGCGGTGCTGGGGGAAATCGCGATGCTGGATCGCGGCGAACGCACCGCCAGCGTCCACGCGATCAAGCCGGTGGAGGCATTGGTGCTTTCGCGCGCGGCTTTTGAAGATGTCGTCGCGCGTCACAAGGGGCTGGCGATGCGGCTTCTGCGCGCCATGGCGCGGCGGTTGCGGCAGAACAACGCGGTGATCGAAGCGGACCGCGCCTATACGTCCGGCCCACGGCTTGCACGGTTCCTGCTGCGCCTGATGCTGGCAGGCGAAGGCGCCGAAGACGGAAAATCCAACGGCGAAGCTCGCCTGAAGATCGCGCTGAGCCAGGGCGAACTTGGCAACTTTGCGGGAATGTCGCGCGAACAGATCAATCGCCAGCTTTCCGGCTGGGCGGAAACCGGCCTCGTTACGCTGAAGGGCGGACGGATCACCATTCTCGATCGCGAAGCGCTGATCGATATTGCGGAGGCGTGGTAA